Within Vicia villosa cultivar HV-30 ecotype Madison, WI linkage group LG1, Vvil1.0, whole genome shotgun sequence, the genomic segment TTCAATCGATACAAAGGTTAACTTCTATGTATTGATTTTTTGTACAATAAAAGTGATTCACTTACAAAAGTATTTAATATGTATAAAAAGTAAAAACATACAAATGTTTACTTCTGTACTTTTTCAAAagcatttttaagttttttaaatgTAGTTTTCATAAGAATCCCTTCGATTATTCATTTGGGCTGATGAAACAAAACTATGTCGGTCCAAATAAGATTGCTATTCATATTTGATTTGTGTTTTATTGTGTATCTTCTAAAAGCCAAATTTAGCTAAATAATTGTCCTTTTAAGATTCTATGATCAATAAGTGAATAGCTTGAAAAAATGCCATGCGTAAAAAACTACTTCAAAGTAAGCTAAAAAGGTCCAAATACAAATTATCactattattgttatcatctccCAAAGTTCAAAAACAAATCATTCAAATTCAATTATTCAAAAATACGATACTTTTTCTATGACTCACATAGTCCAAAAAACACAGTCACCCTCACACTCATTTACTCACTCAGTCCCTAGCTCACACAACCCACACAATGTCTCCTTTCACCTAATCAGAAAACCTCACACAAAAGTTAAACACCACTGACCACTACTCACTCATTCATTCTTTTTAACCATCACAAAGCCAAAATAACTGCTACACCACTACACGACAAAAAACCCTCTCAACGTGGCACTTATACACCAAAAACAGTCAAAAATCTCTGTCCTTTATTACTCCTCCTCATAGCTGTAGCGGGCCCCACCATAACTCTCTTTTTGTACTATtcattttcttctccttcttttttcctATTTATGTTATTACCTTTCTCCAACGTTATTCATTCGCCACCAACAATTTAATAGTGACACCACAGCAACAACAAATTTCAGAGAATGAAATATGGTTGGTCTTGGTGTAGTTCTGGAAGAAGCTGAATCGACGAAAAACCAcactatcaacaacaacaacaataataacagtcTTCAAGTTATTAACAAAACTACCATGATGCTTGGCACAACCAAAACCAACAACAAACGTTCCAATCCGTTTAAGGTTTCATCTTTTCTTAACCAATGTTTCCTATGTAACAAGAAACTCTTGCCTGAAAAAGATATCTACATGTACAAGTAAGTTCCTAGAACCATCATGCATTATTCTTTTCCTCGTACATTGGTTCCTTGTATAGATCTTATACACAAAAAAATCCagatatttttatgttaatttatttatatttatagaacattatttatttatttattgcagAGGAGACAGAGCCTTTTGTAGTGTGGATTGTAGGTGCAAGCACATTTTAACAGACGAGGAAGAAGCTATTGAGAAACAGAAATGTTCTTAGGATtcttagagttttttttttttttaataaattggtGAATTTTTTGTTTTGGGAAATTATGTTATTCCAGTTTTACCCCTGGTTTAATTTTG encodes:
- the LOC131602875 gene encoding FCS-Like Zinc finger 15-like, coding for MVGLGVVLEEAESTKNHTINNNNNNNSLQVINKTTMMLGTTKTNNKRSNPFKVSSFLNQCFLCNKKLLPEKDIYMYKGDRAFCSVDCRCKHILTDEEEAIEKQKCS